GTTTAACCGATTTAACGATTCAACGGTTAAACTATAAAAAATTTATTCTCTTGTGATTTCAAGGATTTCGAATTTCAAAGTACCGTTAGGAACAGTGATTTCAGCAATTTCGCCAACAGATTTCCCAAGTAAACCTTTTCCAATAGGGGAAGTAACTGAGATTTTTCCAGATTTTAAATCGGCTTCACTTTCTGCAACAAGTGTATATTTCATTTCCATTCCGTTGCTTTGGTTTTTAATTTTCACATTTGAAAGCACCAAAACTTTAGAAACATCTAATTGTGATTCGTCAATTAATCTTGCGTTTGCATACACTTCTTCAAGTTTAGCAATTCTCATTTCTAATAAACCCTGCGCTTCTTTTGCAGCATCGTATTCAGCATTTTCAGATAAATCTCCTTTGTCTCTTGCGTCTGCTATATCTTGAGATGCCTTAGGACGCATTACACTTTTTAAATGCTCTAATTCATCTTTTAATTTTTTTAAACCGTCTGCGGTGTAATAAGATACTTTACTCATAACTTCATCGTTTATATAAATAGAAAAAATCCCATCGGGACGGGATTTTGTATTACAAA
This is a stretch of genomic DNA from Flavobacterium endoglycinae. It encodes these proteins:
- the greA gene encoding transcription elongation factor GreA: MSKVSYYTADGLKKLKDELEHLKSVMRPKASQDIADARDKGDLSENAEYDAAKEAQGLLEMRIAKLEEVYANARLIDESQLDVSKVLVLSNVKIKNQSNGMEMKYTLVAESEADLKSGKISVTSPIGKGLLGKSVGEIAEITVPNGTLKFEILEITRE